A window of [Ruminococcus] lactaris ATCC 29176 genomic DNA:
TACATAAGCCATTTCATAACCTGATCTCCTCTCTTAGCGTAAATGAATAGATAATCTTTTCTTTCACCGGTTTTTCAAGAAGCCCCTCCAATGCCTGTGCATAATATTCCAACTGTGCATGATAACGTTCTTTCAACTGCTCTGCACTCTTCACCTTGTCCGTCTTATAATCCAGTACTACAATCCCGTCTTCCTCTTCAAAGTAAGCATCTATAATTCCCTGAACAAGAATCACTTCCTTTTCCTGACTTCCTGGCTCACCGGAAAATCCCGGATAGACCTGATCTGCATCCACCCCCAGTACAAAAGGCTGCTCTCTCCATAACTTCCCTTTTCCGGCTGCCGCTGACATTCTTTTTCCACTGCTGCTTTCCAGGAATAATAAAATATCAGATATGCGGATACAGGCTGCCATCTCCAAAGTCATCTTTTTCTTCTTTTCAAAATCATGCACTGCATTTTTCAAAGCAGCTTCCGTATATTGCCTGGTAAAATCTAATAATTCCATAAGCTTATGATAAGCAGTTCCTCTGGACGCCCCGGTCAGGCCTTCTTTTTGATCCTGCATAAATCCCGGTACTAACGGAACAATTTCCGGTTCCTGATACAGTTCCTCGCCACCGTCTTCCTGCATTTCACGCATCTGTTCTCCTGCGTAAATTCTCTTTTTCAGTTCTGAGACTGTAAATTTCAATTTCATCTGCTCTTCCTGTAAATAAGGATAAGTATAATTCATCTGTTCTGACAGAAGCTCTTTCCATTCCGGCATATACGACTTTTCTGTATCCCAGTGTTCCAGCACTTCTCTCGCCAGTACTTCTGCCTGACCTGCTGTTGCTGCCCCATAGGATAATTCTTCTCTTGTAACAAGCCGCACCTGTATCCATTTTTCTGCCTTTTTCCAATCTCTCATCAGTGCCGGTAAGATCCAGTCAAAGCAGGTCTTTGCCCCTTCCATCTGATACAGTGCAAGCGAATCTTTTTCATCTGCTTTCCAGCTATTCTGCTTTTCTTCTCTTTTTATTATATCTTCCATCATTTCCAATGCCAGAAGTTCTTCTTCCCCAAGCTTCGCTGTACCGGTCAGGATCATCTTCTCTTTTGCCCTGGTCATGCCAACATAAAGAACTCTCAGTTCTTCCGAAAGATTCTCCAGCTTTGTTTTTTCCTGTATCATTCTTTTCAGAAAAGTTGGATTTTTCGTTCTCTGTTCCAGATCAACTGCATCAATTCCAATTCCCCAGTCCGGATGGATCACAATACTTCCCCTCTGATCCTGCATATTAAAACTTTTTCCCATTCCCGCTACAAATACAATTGGAAATTCCAGTCCTTTACTTTTATGGATACTCATCAGGCGTACCGTATCTGCCTGTTCATCCATAATTCCGGCTTCTCCATAATCAACATTATATTTTTTCAACTGCTCAATATATCTGACAAAATTAAAAAGTCCTTTATAACTTGTCCCCTCAAATGCACACGCCTTTTCAATCAGCATCTCCACATTTGCAATCCGCTGCTCTCCTCCCGGCATCGCAGCAATAAAAGTCCGGTATCCTGTCTCTTCAAGGATCTTTGCCAGCAGATCATGGATCGGAGTATAGGAAAGTATGCTTCTGAAGTATCTGACCTGCCTCGTAAACTCTGCCAGCTTTTCTCTGACCGCTTCTGAAATCTCTCCGCTGCGGTTTTCCGCTTCTGCATCTGATTTTTTCTTTTCTTTCTTTTCTTTTTCTCCGGTTTCTCCACTCCCGTCTGCTCCGGTTTCTTCCGTTTTTTCTTCCCCACACAGCCAGACAGACTCGTAAAATGGCAGATTCGGATATGCCAGCCGGATCTGTGCCAGTTCTTCCGCATCCAGCCCGACAAATGGTGAAGTCAACACTGCTGTCAGTGGAAGATCCTGCCTCGCATTATCCAGAATCCGCAGATAGTCTAAAAGGACGCTGATCTCATACGTTTCAAAATACCCCTCTCTGCTCACTGAATATGCCGGGATTCCTTCTTCTGCCAGCACTGCTGAAAAACTCTCTGCCCATCCCTGGATACTCCGCGTTAAGATTACAATATCCTTATACTGTATCTTTCGAAAAGAATCACTGCCTTTATCATAAATATATCCCGATCCCATCATTTCCCTGATCCTTCGTGCGATCATTCTTGCCTCAGCCTCTTTGGCATCTCTTGCCTTCATATCCTGCTGATTAAAGATCAGAACTTCTGTCTTATCCGTAAAGACGGCATCTTCCGGTATCGGTGGAAACTCTGCTCCCGCATACAGAGCCGCATTTTCATCATATTCGATCCCTCCAAATTCCCGGAACATCAGCTTTTCAAAAAGATAGTTTGTACTGTCCAGTACTTCCTTCCTGCTTCGGAAATTTTTATGAAGATCAATTCTCTGACAGGGACTGCTTTCCACACTGTAAGTATCATACTTCTCCATAAAAAGTTCCGGTCTTGAGAGACGGAATCTGTATATGCTCTGCTTTACATCCCCTACCATGAACATATTATTTCTGCCTTTACTCATCCCTGACACACTCGTCAGGATCGTTTCCTGCACCAGATTACTGTCCTGATACTCATCCACCATCACTTCGGCAAACCGCTCCTGATATTCTTCAGCAACCGCAGATGGCACGATTTTCCCCTCTGTATTTCTCGTCAGGATTGCCAGTGCAAACTGCTCCATATCACTGAAATCAATCATATTTCTCCGCCGCTTTTTTTCATCAAACCGGTCAGCAAACTCCTGTACCAGTCCGGTCAGCGTCCTCATTGCCTGAGCGGAATCCTGCATATCTGCAACCCATTCATCTGCCGTTGCATAGAAATAAGATTTCTGAATCCCATCAATCAGAGCTTTCAACTGCTTCCGGACAGCCTGGACGGATTTCCGCAGCTCCGCATCGACAGTCTCATCTTTTTTACCCGAAAGCTTTTTCCAGTTGAAATCCATCAGAACCTCACTCATTTTCTCATAAGAGTCTGCCCTTTCCAGCTTTTTCAGTTCTTTTTCATCTGATTCCAATGCCTCTGCATACATATACGGACCTGCCGGGAGCTGACAGATTTCCATCGCCTGTCTGACCAGTCCATACAGATCGCCCAGTTGCTGTCTGACACGTTCTTCCACTGTATGCACCATTCTTGAATCTTCCAAATGCTCTCTGTCAATTTCATAATCTTCTGCACAGGAGATCAGCCACTGACGTGGATCAGGATAACTTCTTGAGTATTCATACAACTGAAGAATCAGTTCCTCAATCTTTTTATCCGTTCTGCCTGTTCCATATTTTTCCACAAATTCCCGGAACTCTTCCTCATCTTTTGCATAATGTTCTTCCAGCATTTCATCCAGTACATCCTGTTTAAGCAGACGTAGCTCCCCTTCTTCTCCCACACGGAATGACGGATCGATTCCGATCACATGGAAATGATCCCGGATTACCGACAGACAGAATTTATGCACCGTAGTGATCATCGCACTATGTATTAACGATGCCTGCTGCTCTAGATTCAGATTTCCCGGAAATTCTTCCAGTTTTTTTTCAATCGCTGCCGCGATCCTTTCTTTCATTTCGGCTGCCGCTGCCTCTGTATATGTGACAACAAGCAGCTTATCCACATCCACAGGATTCTTTTCATCCGTGATCCTTGAGATGATCCTCTCAACGAGTACTGCTGTCTTTCCTGAACCGGCAGCAGCCGAAACCAGAATATTTCTGTCACGCAGATCAATAACCTGCCGCTGTTCTTTTGTCCATTTCACTGCCATACTGCCTATGTCTCCTTCTCTATTTCCGGCTTTTTTACTCCCGACTTTTCTTTATCCCTGGCTTTTCTTTATCCCTGGCTTTTCTTTATTTCTGACTTTTCTTTATTCCCAGCTTTTCCTTCATACATTCGACTGCTTCTTCCAGTGAATATTTCTGCAACTGACGGTATTCACACCCTTCAATCCGCTGGTCAAATCCGCAGATATCTTTGCAGGCACAGAAATCACATCCTGTATCCTCACCAAGCAGATACGGCAATGCACTTACCTCTCCCTCATACATCTCCGCTTTCAGTTCCTTTTGCTTCGACCTGGTATAAGCAAGTACCGTCTCAAACTTCTCCTGTGGAAGAGCTTTTGATGCACTCCCAAGTAATCCATTCTGATTCCTGCGGAGCGGATAATATAACGAACTTCCTGTCAGATTCGCCTCCAGATGTTCAATTACTTCCTCTTCACCATTCACAAGCCCATCCAGTTTCAGTTCTTTTAAAATACTTTCTTCCGTCTTCTCGTCTGTCTTTTCTCTTGCCACGATCGGATCCTGTATCCTGTAATAAAAAATTCCTGCAGGAACTATCTCCTTTCCCGGATATCTCTTTCCCTCTGCTTCCAATGCTGCATTCAGATACACCGGCAACTGAAGCTGAAGACCATGATAGAAAGAAGTAATATCAAAGACCTTTCTTCCCGTCTTATAATCTGTCACCTTGACATAAACCCGGTTCTCATCTTCGCACGTATCAATCCTGTCGATCTTACCACTTCCGAATTTAAATTCGTATCCTGCCGGTTTAAAATCTCCCTGCTCCATCTGTCGGGTCAATGCCCATACAGACCGGCGGATCAGACGCTTGATCCGATAGATCATATATTCATTTCTTGCACTTGAAAACAGGACTGTATTTCCATAATCCAGAACGCTGCTTTCCACACTTTCATCTATCAGCTCTGTCCTGCGTTCCTCCGGCATTGTTACCCAGTCCAGTTTCTCTTCCTCTGCTTTTCTTGCAAAACGTTCTAATGCCTGATGTGCAATATTTCCCAGATCCATCGCCTCAAATCCGTAGGTTTCCCGGTCAGAAAGCCGTAAACCATAACTCAGGAAATGAGCATAGGCACAGGAAGCAAACTTTTCCAGCCTCGTCACACTCACGCGTTCAGGATCAAGATACAGCTTTTCAGCCATCTGACTTCCCAGCATACCGGCTTCTTTTTTATAAAATCCTGCTCTCAACAGCTTTTCAACCACGGATCTGCTTTTTTCATCGCCTGCAAACCATGTATAAAGTTCTTTCCATTGTGCATCCAGTCCCTGTTCTTTTTCTCTCAGCCCTTCCGCCAGTCTGAGAATCCCGGTCCTTCTTGTCATCTCACACTGCTGCCATGACTTTTCTTCCTCATCCACCGGTTTTAAATCCGGGAACAACCGCATCAACTCCTGGATCAGATACGACGGTCGGAGAGATTTTCCCTCTCCTGACGCTTTTGCCCAGGATAAAAAGAGAAATTTTGTCGGCTTGGTAAGATTTAAATACAAATAAAATTTCTGAATATAAATCTTTTCTTTTGCTCCCGGAGAAAGTGAGATTTCTTTCTTCTGAAACTGCTCCCGGTCACATTCAGACAACAATCCGCCCACTCCTGTATTTCCCGGTAAAAGTGTATCATTTGCCCCTACAAAGAATAAAGCTTTGATATTCTTGATCCTTGTACGTTCTACATCTCCGATCATAACCTGATCAAGACTTGGCGGAATGACTCCTACCTTCGCCTCTTCCAGTCCTGCATCCAGTAATTCACAGTAATCTTTCAGAGCGATTTCTTCTTCACCCAGCAGACTTACAAATTTATCAAATAATTCCATAACGATCCTGTATACCTGTGCATACTCTTTCGCCAGTGCCAGTTCTCCCCGGTCCTGAAATTTTTTCTCCAACTGTGTAATTTTCTGTTGCAGCTTTTCCTGAACAAGATATTCATATACTGCCTGCGTCACATCTCTGACAGTCTTTTTCTTCTGCTTCAGAACCTGTATCAGTCCCATCGTCTTTTCTACAAAGATCACTCTCAGATGATTCAGTTCTTCCAGTTCTTTTTCTCCGGTTGACGGAGTTCTTCTGACCCACGCCTGCTGCCATTTTTTATACCCTTTAATATCCAGTGCCAGACAATAATTTTCCAATCGGTCAATCTCTTCATCCGTAAAACCGCACAATCCGGTCCTCAAATGCCTGAATACACTTTCGTAGGTAAAATTCTGTTCTGCCATCGCCAGCAGGCTCCGCAGATATTCTACAAATGAATTGAGCAAAATACTTTTTTTATGATCCATAAAAACCGGAATTTCAAATAATTCACACGCTTTCTCCAATGCATCCGCATACAGGTTCAGATCCGCAGCTATAACCGCAATATCCCGATATCTGTAGTCTTTTTCACGCACCAGCTTTCGGATTGATTCTGCCACATACCTGGCTTCTTCTCTCGGATTTTTCGTCTCATGAAGCGAAATTGCTCCGCTGCAGGTTTCCGATTCTTCTTTTTTCTTTTTATACTGTCTCCTTGAATAACGGAAAAGTTCCGATTCTAAAAATGCCATCTCAGGATTTTCTCTGAACCGGTATGGCACTTTTTCATACAGGCAGACCGATTCTTCAACCTCTGCCCCTGCATCCTGTGCAGTCTTTACAAGAGATGTAACCATCTGCTTGCTCAACGCAAAAAGCTGGTAAGGATGCCGATAAATAAAAGGATCTTCCCTGCGGTCAATTTCAACCGTAACTATCACCTTTTCACTGACTTTTAAAAGTTCTGAGATCAGCCGGATCTGAACCGGAGTAAATCCCGTAAATCCATCCAGTGCGATCACGCTCCCCTTAAGAAGTTCTGAGTCACATACCGCTCTCGCCAGTACATCCAACATCTCTTCTTTGGTAATATAACGATCCCGCAGATACTCTTCAAATCCTTCATATACTTTACGGATATCCTGCAATTTATAATAAAGATAACTTTCCTGACTGAGTCCCTCCATAAAGTCATCCAGCTTGTCAAAATCAACACCATACTGTACAAATTCTGAGATAACAGACTTTACTTCACTAATATATCCCTGCTTTTTCAGATTTCCTTTCAATACTTTCAGGTCATCCTCGAGCTTCCCCGCAATCCTCCGGATCACAAGATTCTTCCCCTCATCATCAAGAACCGGCTGTTCTTCCCTGCCGACTTCTTCAAATACGCGATATGCCAGTCTCATAAAGCTTAATGCATCAATATTCATGATGCCGCCTCTCGGATGTGCCGCACATAAATCTCTCTGCGTCTGCATGGTAAACTGCTCCGGTACAAGAACCAGATAATTCTTTTCCGGGTGTTCCATTGATTCATTCACGATCTGCTGATAAAGATAATGAGATTTTCCACTTCCTGAATTTCCCAAAATAAACTGTAGTGACATTCATTTCCTCCAAATGCTATGGTATACAGAGCATCTGCCACCGGCAGTTTCTTCTGCATACTTTGGTATAAAAAGCAGATACAGACCGGTCACTCTTCCCACACCGTTCCTGCAT
This region includes:
- a CDS encoding PD-(D/E)XK nuclease family protein gives rise to the protein MSLQFILGNSGSGKSHYLYQQIVNESMEHPEKNYLVLVPEQFTMQTQRDLCAAHPRGGIMNIDALSFMRLAYRVFEEVGREEQPVLDDEGKNLVIRRIAGKLEDDLKVLKGNLKKQGYISEVKSVISEFVQYGVDFDKLDDFMEGLSQESYLYYKLQDIRKVYEGFEEYLRDRYITKEEMLDVLARAVCDSELLKGSVIALDGFTGFTPVQIRLISELLKVSEKVIVTVEIDRREDPFIYRHPYQLFALSKQMVTSLVKTAQDAGAEVEESVCLYEKVPYRFRENPEMAFLESELFRYSRRQYKKKKEESETCSGAISLHETKNPREEARYVAESIRKLVREKDYRYRDIAVIAADLNLYADALEKACELFEIPVFMDHKKSILLNSFVEYLRSLLAMAEQNFTYESVFRHLRTGLCGFTDEEIDRLENYCLALDIKGYKKWQQAWVRRTPSTGEKELEELNHLRVIFVEKTMGLIQVLKQKKKTVRDVTQAVYEYLVQEKLQQKITQLEKKFQDRGELALAKEYAQVYRIVMELFDKFVSLLGEEEIALKDYCELLDAGLEEAKVGVIPPSLDQVMIGDVERTRIKNIKALFFVGANDTLLPGNTGVGGLLSECDREQFQKKEISLSPGAKEKIYIQKFYLYLNLTKPTKFLFLSWAKASGEGKSLRPSYLIQELMRLFPDLKPVDEEEKSWQQCEMTRRTGILRLAEGLREKEQGLDAQWKELYTWFAGDEKSRSVVEKLLRAGFYKKEAGMLGSQMAEKLYLDPERVSVTRLEKFASCAYAHFLSYGLRLSDRETYGFEAMDLGNIAHQALERFARKAEEEKLDWVTMPEERRTELIDESVESSVLDYGNTVLFSSARNEYMIYRIKRLIRRSVWALTRQMEQGDFKPAGYEFKFGSGKIDRIDTCEDENRVYVKVTDYKTGRKVFDITSFYHGLQLQLPVYLNAALEAEGKRYPGKEIVPAGIFYYRIQDPIVAREKTDEKTEESILKELKLDGLVNGEEEVIEHLEANLTGSSLYYPLRRNQNGLLGSASKALPQEKFETVLAYTRSKQKELKAEMYEGEVSALPYLLGEDTGCDFCACKDICGFDQRIEGCEYRQLQKYSLEEAVECMKEKLGIKKSQK
- the addA gene encoding helicase-exonuclease AddAB subunit AddA, which encodes MAVKWTKEQRQVIDLRDRNILVSAAAGSGKTAVLVERIISRITDEKNPVDVDKLLVVTYTEAAAAEMKERIAAAIEKKLEEFPGNLNLEQQASLIHSAMITTVHKFCLSVIRDHFHVIGIDPSFRVGEEGELRLLKQDVLDEMLEEHYAKDEEEFREFVEKYGTGRTDKKIEELILQLYEYSRSYPDPRQWLISCAEDYEIDREHLEDSRMVHTVEERVRQQLGDLYGLVRQAMEICQLPAGPYMYAEALESDEKELKKLERADSYEKMSEVLMDFNWKKLSGKKDETVDAELRKSVQAVRKQLKALIDGIQKSYFYATADEWVADMQDSAQAMRTLTGLVQEFADRFDEKKRRRNMIDFSDMEQFALAILTRNTEGKIVPSAVAEEYQERFAEVMVDEYQDSNLVQETILTSVSGMSKGRNNMFMVGDVKQSIYRFRLSRPELFMEKYDTYSVESSPCQRIDLHKNFRSRKEVLDSTNYLFEKLMFREFGGIEYDENAALYAGAEFPPIPEDAVFTDKTEVLIFNQQDMKARDAKEAEARMIARRIREMMGSGYIYDKGSDSFRKIQYKDIVILTRSIQGWAESFSAVLAEEGIPAYSVSREGYFETYEISVLLDYLRILDNARQDLPLTAVLTSPFVGLDAEELAQIRLAYPNLPFYESVWLCGEEKTEETGADGSGETGEKEKKEKKKSDAEAENRSGEISEAVREKLAEFTRQVRYFRSILSYTPIHDLLAKILEETGYRTFIAAMPGGEQRIANVEMLIEKACAFEGTSYKGLFNFVRYIEQLKKYNVDYGEAGIMDEQADTVRLMSIHKSKGLEFPIVFVAGMGKSFNMQDQRGSIVIHPDWGIGIDAVDLEQRTKNPTFLKRMIQEKTKLENLSEELRVLYVGMTRAKEKMILTGTAKLGEEELLALEMMEDIIKREEKQNSWKADEKDSLALYQMEGAKTCFDWILPALMRDWKKAEKWIQVRLVTREELSYGAATAGQAEVLAREVLEHWDTEKSYMPEWKELLSEQMNYTYPYLQEEQMKLKFTVSELKKRIYAGEQMREMQEDGGEELYQEPEIVPLVPGFMQDQKEGLTGASRGTAYHKLMELLDFTRQYTEAALKNAVHDFEKKKKMTLEMAACIRISDILLFLESSSGKRMSAAAGKGKLWREQPFVLGVDADQVYPGFSGEPGSQEKEVILVQGIIDAYFEEEDGIVVLDYKTDKVKSAEQLKERYHAQLEYYAQALEGLLEKPVKEKIIYSFTLREEIRL